One part of the Sebastes fasciatus isolate fSebFas1 chromosome 8, fSebFas1.pri, whole genome shotgun sequence genome encodes these proteins:
- the racgap1 gene encoding rac GTPase-activating protein 1: MQTAVQSLQSLYDKLRTQVDLLNENIEPNFIQLAQNFDDCRRKWLRAEQELGSCKQGLTKAETERGALEVKLKHARNQVDVEIRRRQKAEADCEKLDRQIQLIRDLLTSEGSSNSIQLSAEQRSALAFLNTNCQAAAASLNVSRRLTTIDESASILSDISYDKTDDSLDWDSSTVRTVRLKKREKRRSSRNHVDGPPIASKRSRSTGRTSERGNETLVTKTTVTVPANGGPVEAVSTIESVPYWTRSRRKTAAMEWDSESVKSDDVFKQPGNPEGERKAAPSTPQKHGGVRLHEFVSKTVIKPESCVPCGKRIKFGKISLKCRDCRVVSHPECRERCPLPCIPNLGATPVKIGEGVLADYVPDTSPMIPPLVVHCVSEIEQRGLHETGLYRLSGSDRTVKDLKEKFLRSKTVPVLSKVDDINAITGLLKDFLRNLKEPLLTFRLNRTFMEAAEVSDDDNSIALMYQTIGDLPQPNRDTLAFLVLHLQRVADSLDTRMDISNLARVFGPTIVGHAVLNPDPMTILQDTKRQPKVVERLLALPVDYWGQFTMAECEPPNLDHLIIENANCYATPERMSMLGPLTTPEHQLNKTPSSSSLSQRMKSTLTPRFGSKSKSAVGFSRQGKFFASPLLK, translated from the exons ATGCAGACTGCTGTGCAGAGCCTCCAGAGCTTATATGATAAACTGAGGACACAAGTTGACCTTCTCAATGAGAACATTGAACCCA ACTTCATCCAGTTGGCACAAAATTTTGATGACTGCCGTCGCAAATGGCTGAGGGCAGAGCAGGAACTGGGCTCTTGCAAACAGGGGCTCACCAAAGCAGAGACGGAGAGGGGAGCCTTGGAGGTCAAACTGAAACATGCCCGCAACCAAGTCGACGTGGAGATCCGGCGCAGACAAAAGGCTGAGGCTGACTGTGAGAAGTTG GACCGCCAAATTCAGTTAATCCGGGACCTCCTGACCAGTGAGGGATCCTCCAACAGCATCCAGCTGAGTGCAGAGCAGCGCTCAGCTCTTGCCTTCCTGAACACAAACTgccaagcagcagcagccagcctgAATGTCAGCCGAAG ACTGACGACAATAGATGAGTCTGCCTCCATCTTGTCAGATATCAGCTACGACAAAACAGATGACTCTCTT GATTGGGACTCCTCCACTGTGAGGACAGTGCGACtcaagaaaagagagaaaagg CGCTCCTCGAGAAATCATGTCGATGGTCCTCCAATTGCCTCCAAACGGTCTCGATCAACAGGCAGAACTTCAGAAAGG GGAAATGAGACCCTCGTGACAAAGACCACAGTGACGGTCCCTGCGAATGGAGGACCTGTGGAGGCAGTTTCAACCATTGAGAGTGTTCCTTATTGGACTCGCAGCAGGAGAAAGACTG CTGCCATGGAGTGGGACTCTGAATCTGTCAAGTCTGACGATGTCTTCAAGCAGCCTGGCAACcctgaaggagagagaaaagcgGCCCCCAGCACTCCGCAGAAACACGGGGGTGTCCGTCTTCATGAGTTTGTCTCCAAAACT GTCATTAAGCCTGAATCATGCGTACCCTGTGGAAAGAGGATTAAGTTTGGCAAGATTTCCTTGAAATGCCGTGACTGCAGGGTGGTCTCGCACCCCGAGTGTCGCGAGCGTTGCCCTCTGCCATGCATCCCCAACCTGGGTGCGACACCGGTCAAAATCGGGGAG GGTGTGCTCGCAGACTACGTCCCTGACACATCGCCCATGATTCCTCCTCTAGTGGTCCACTGTGTCAGCGAGATCGAGCAAAGGGGCCTGCATGAA ACTGGACTGTACCGTCTGTCCGGTTCTGATCGCACAGTGAAGGACCTGAAGGAAAAGTTTCTACGCAGCAAAACTGTCCCTGTACTCAGCAAGGTGGACGATATCAACGCCATCACTGGCCTCCTCAAGGACTTCCTGAGGAACCTCAAGGAGCCTCTTCTCACCTTCCGTCTCAACCGTACTTTCATGGAGGCAgccg AGGTTTCAGACGACGACAACAGCATAGCTCTGATGTACCAAACCATCGGTGACCTGCCACagcccaacagagacacactggCTTTCTTAGTTCTTCACCTTCAGAG AGTTGCTGACAGTCTGGACACTAGGATGGACATCAGTAACTTGGCTCGAGTGTTTGGTCCAACTATTGTGGGTCATGCAGTTCTCAACCCTGACCCTATGACAATCCTACAGGATACCAAACGACAACCCAAG GTTGTGGAGCGTCTGTTGGCTCTGCCGGTGGATTACTGGGGTCAGTTTACCATGGCAGAATGCGAGCCGCCAAACTTGGACCACCTGATCATCGAGAACGCAAACTGCTATGCCACCCCCGAGAGAA TGAGCATGCTGGGACCTCTGACTACTCCAGAGCACCAGCTCAATAAAACGCCCTCGTCCAGCTCCTTGTCTCAGCGCATGAAGTCCACTCTGACACCCAG ATTTGGGAGCAAGAGCAAATCAGCGGTCGGATTTTCTCGCCAAGGAAAATTCTTTGCATCTCCACTCCTTAAATAA